Proteins co-encoded in one Candidatus Aminicenantes bacterium genomic window:
- a CDS encoding inorganic phosphate transporter, with protein sequence MALAVSDLMVGVSNDAVNFLNSSIGSRVAPRWFIMIVASLGMLAGVTFSSGMMEVARKGIFHPQYFTMPELMVIFLAVMLTDVILLDLFNTFGLPTSTTVSIVFELLGAAVAVSVIKVMRAKSGFSAIVQYINTGKALAIITGILLSVAVAFLTGALIQFLTRLIFTFNFQARLKRYGALWGGVALAAIVYFILIKGAKGASFITPETLEWIKHHTLTILGLAFVFCAFLLQLLMSLFHTHVLKVIVVVGTFALAMAFAANDLVNFIGVPLAGLSAYHAAGAAADPFSQLMSALQQPVRSHTGILLLAGMIMVVTLWVSRKARTVTRTEISLGRQEEGVERFEASPLSRTIVRMATATGEWISRLVPKRIRHSLDRRFDCARARPHALEDEGERPSFDLVRAAVNLMVASTLISLGTSLKLPLSTTYVTFMVAMGSSFADRAWGRDSAVYRVTGVLTVIGGWFFTAFMAFTVSGLMAMAIFYWRAPAVVAMLALVAGLILRNFRLHKRRESSQKELDVFNLRKVKDLRYAADISFEHTSIFLERIAATLEKAFRAVSLCDRIQLKYLRKETKKLELWANIIVANVFKTLRLMEQADIETSQQYTRVISALQENAESVRNIVLRAYTHVLNNHKPLLPVQLEELGQVKDLLCRLLNQTAGALAMRAPLPTEPVEETRRRMRQLVSILNRSQIERVRTETSKTRLSILYYGFLRDSTQIAEHTLHLLEIFRLFSQRRNDESSTDRS encoded by the coding sequence ATGGCTCTGGCTGTCTCCGACCTGATGGTCGGGGTCAGCAACGACGCGGTTAATTTTCTGAATTCCTCTATCGGTTCACGGGTGGCGCCGCGCTGGTTCATCATGATCGTGGCCAGTTTGGGCATGTTGGCGGGCGTCACATTTTCTTCGGGCATGATGGAAGTGGCACGCAAGGGTATCTTCCATCCCCAGTACTTCACCATGCCGGAGTTGATGGTAATTTTCCTGGCGGTCATGCTCACTGATGTCATCCTGCTGGACCTGTTCAACACCTTCGGTTTGCCGACATCCACCACGGTATCGATTGTATTTGAACTCCTGGGCGCTGCGGTGGCGGTTTCCGTGATCAAGGTCATGCGCGCCAAAAGCGGTTTTTCTGCGATCGTCCAGTACATTAACACCGGCAAGGCCCTGGCCATTATCACGGGTATTCTCTTGAGCGTGGCGGTGGCTTTTCTGACCGGCGCCCTGATTCAATTCCTCACCCGCCTGATCTTTACGTTCAACTTTCAGGCCCGGTTGAAACGATACGGCGCCCTGTGGGGCGGCGTGGCATTGGCCGCTATCGTATATTTCATCCTGATCAAGGGCGCGAAAGGAGCCTCTTTTATTACTCCCGAAACCCTGGAATGGATCAAGCATCACACCCTGACCATCCTGGGGCTGGCTTTCGTGTTCTGTGCGTTCCTGCTTCAACTCCTCATGAGCCTGTTTCATACCCATGTGCTCAAGGTCATCGTGGTGGTGGGTACTTTTGCTTTGGCCATGGCGTTCGCCGCCAACGACCTGGTTAACTTCATCGGCGTACCCCTGGCGGGACTGAGCGCCTATCACGCCGCCGGAGCCGCCGCAGACCCTTTTTCCCAGCTCATGAGCGCGTTGCAGCAACCGGTGCGTTCCCACACGGGTATCCTCTTGCTGGCGGGCATGATCATGGTGGTGACCCTCTGGGTTTCGCGCAAGGCCCGGACTGTGACCCGCACGGAAATCAGCCTGGGACGCCAGGAGGAGGGTGTTGAACGTTTTGAAGCTTCGCCACTGAGCCGCACCATTGTGCGCATGGCCACGGCCACGGGTGAGTGGATATCACGCCTGGTTCCCAAGCGGATCCGGCATTCTCTGGACCGCCGTTTTGATTGCGCCCGCGCCAGGCCGCATGCGCTTGAAGATGAAGGGGAACGCCCCAGCTTCGACCTGGTGCGCGCCGCGGTGAACCTGATGGTGGCCTCCACCCTGATTTCTCTGGGCACCTCGTTGAAACTTCCCCTCTCCACCACGTATGTGACCTTCATGGTGGCCATGGGATCTTCTTTCGCCGATCGGGCCTGGGGACGTGACAGCGCCGTGTACCGTGTGACCGGAGTGCTGACCGTGATTGGCGGCTGGTTTTTTACCGCCTTCATGGCTTTTACCGTGTCGGGCCTGATGGCCATGGCGATATTCTATTGGCGTGCCCCGGCGGTGGTGGCCATGCTGGCACTGGTTGCGGGATTGATCCTGCGCAATTTCCGCCTGCACAAACGCCGCGAATCCTCACAAAAGGAACTGGATGTGTTTAACCTGCGCAAAGTCAAGGATCTGCGCTACGCGGCCGATATCTCTTTTGAGCATACCTCGATTTTTCTGGAACGCATCGCGGCTACCCTGGAGAAGGCGTTCCGGGCGGTTTCTCTCTGCGATCGCATACAACTCAAGTATTTGCGCAAGGAAACCAAGAAACTGGAATTGTGGGCCAATATCATCGTGGCCAATGTCTTTAAGACGCTACGCCTGATGGAACAGGCGGACATCGAAACGTCCCAGCAGTACACCCGTGTGATCAGCGCCCTGCAGGAGAACGCGGAATCGGTGCGAAACATCGTGCTGCGGGCGTACACCCATGTATTAAACAACCACAAACCCCTGCTTCCGGTGCAATTAGAGGAATTGGGGCAGGTAAAGGACCTGTTGTGCCGATTGTTGAATCAGACGGCCGGCGCCCTGGCCATGCGGGCCCCCCTGCCCACGGAACCCGTTGAAGAGACACGCCGCCGCATGCGCCAACTGGTTTCCATCTTAAACCGTTCGCAGATCGAACGGGTACGTACCGAGACCAGCAAGACGCGACTAAGCATCCTTTACTACGGTTTCCTGCGGGATTCCACGCAGATCGCCGAACACACCCTGCACCTGCTGGAGATCTTCCGCCTGTTTTCGCAAAGGCGGAATGACGAATCTTCAACGGACCGGTCTTGA
- a CDS encoding YigZ family protein produces the protein MTNLQRTGLERPGRMSYNADVTRNIHHYLTVDRDWGPLEIKQKGSRFIAFLSSAPDREAAEERIGALRDSHHDATHVCFAWRMTNGEETEHRYNDDGEPGGTAGLPIFNEVRRKDYVNVVLAVVRYFGGVKLGTGGLARAYGRAARLVMEASRPVRVILTEPAELTFPFDLTGEVMQVLRRLELKITGQEHTPAGTRLEVLVPRGRMTELQMALLEAGGGRISLTAGPPET, from the coding sequence ATGACGAATCTTCAACGGACCGGTCTTGAACGGCCCGGGCGCATGTCCTACAATGCCGACGTGACTCGAAACATCCATCATTATCTAACCGTTGACCGCGACTGGGGTCCGCTGGAAATCAAGCAAAAGGGTTCCCGCTTCATCGCCTTTCTTTCTTCCGCTCCCGATCGCGAAGCCGCTGAAGAACGGATCGGCGCCTTGCGTGACAGCCATCATGACGCCACCCACGTGTGTTTTGCATGGCGCATGACAAACGGGGAAGAGACCGAGCACCGCTATAACGACGACGGCGAACCCGGTGGTACGGCGGGTCTGCCCATTTTTAACGAAGTTCGCCGCAAGGATTATGTGAACGTGGTTCTGGCCGTGGTGCGTTACTTCGGGGGAGTGAAACTCGGCACCGGGGGATTGGCCCGGGCTTACGGCCGGGCGGCGCGCCTGGTAATGGAAGCGTCGAGACCGGTCCGGGTGATTCTGACCGAGCCGGCAGAGTTGACGTTTCCTTTCGATCTCACCGGGGAGGTCATGCAGGTTCTGCGTCGCTTGGAATTAAAAATCACCGGCCAGGAGCATACACCGGCGGGAACCCGCCTGGAAGTGCTTGTGCCCCGGGGCCGGATGACAGAGCTACAGATGGCACTGCTGGAAGCCGGCGGCGGCAGAATATCGCTGACCGCCGGGCCACCGGAAACTTGA
- a CDS encoding 4-oxalocrotonate tautomerase, whose protein sequence is MPIIQVHLLEGRSTPVKKELIRNLTQTTCKTLGVAPESVRVILQEMAPHHFGIAGEPVSRCKIPGVD, encoded by the coding sequence ATGCCGATTATCCAGGTTCACTTGCTGGAGGGGCGTTCAACGCCAGTCAAGAAGGAGTTGATCCGCAACCTGACCCAAACCACCTGTAAAACCCTGGGGGTGGCCCCGGAGTCGGTGCGGGTGATCCTGCAGGAGATGGCGCCGCACCACTTCGGCATTGCGGGCGAGCCGGTATCCCGGTGCAAGATCCCGGGGGTCGACTGA
- a CDS encoding aldo/keto reductase: MISYPIMGINTDTHTHLGNTGLKICRVGFGGIPIQRLAMTESEQLVHAALERGINFFDTSRIYTDSEAKLGRALAGKRNRAVIASKTYSRDAGGARQDLETSLKELGTDHVEIYQCHNVSTEKDLERILAPGGALAALEKARDQGLVQFVGITGHKPWILEKALNAYAFATLQVPVNIIEQSSLTALIPAARAKGMGIIAMKPVAGGALREVSLNLRFILTSGVDAVIPGMDDPIQVTQNLAILEKPMPLTPAEMQRLEKEKERLGNSFCRRCEYCMPCPEGLNIPILNLMEGYYFRYNLKEWTLERMAGMDKIFSDCTACGVCISRCPYELNMPELFKSASERIAADQKNRKH; this comes from the coding sequence GTGATATCGTACCCCATCATGGGCATCAACACGGATACGCATACGCATCTGGGAAATACCGGACTGAAAATCTGCCGCGTGGGTTTCGGCGGCATCCCCATTCAACGCCTTGCGATGACGGAGTCGGAACAATTGGTCCACGCCGCCCTGGAAAGGGGCATCAACTTTTTTGATACCTCGCGCATCTATACGGACAGCGAAGCCAAGCTGGGACGTGCCCTGGCCGGGAAACGCAACCGCGCCGTGATCGCGTCCAAGACCTATTCCCGCGACGCCGGGGGGGCGCGACAAGACCTGGAAACCAGCCTGAAGGAACTGGGCACCGACCACGTGGAGATTTACCAATGCCACAACGTCTCTACGGAGAAAGACCTCGAACGGATCCTGGCCCCGGGGGGGGCGCTTGCGGCCCTTGAAAAGGCGCGCGATCAGGGCCTGGTGCAATTCGTGGGCATCACGGGACACAAGCCCTGGATCCTGGAGAAGGCCTTGAACGCCTATGCTTTCGCCACACTCCAGGTGCCGGTCAACATCATTGAGCAGTCATCCCTGACCGCGTTGATTCCCGCGGCCCGGGCAAAGGGGATGGGTATCATCGCCATGAAACCCGTGGCCGGCGGCGCCCTGCGGGAAGTGTCGCTGAACCTGCGTTTCATCCTCACTTCCGGAGTCGACGCCGTTATTCCCGGCATGGACGATCCCATCCAAGTAACGCAAAACCTGGCGATACTGGAAAAGCCCATGCCCCTGACTCCTGCGGAAATGCAACGCCTGGAAAAAGAGAAAGAGCGCCTGGGAAATTCCTTTTGCCGCCGCTGCGAGTACTGCATGCCCTGTCCCGAAGGACTCAACATCCCCATACTGAACCTGATGGAGGGGTATTACTTTCGCTATAACCTGAAGGAGTGGACCCTGGAGAGAATGGCGGGCATGGACAAAATCTTCAGCGACTGCACGGCCTGCGGCGTCTGCATCAGCCGCTGCCCATACGAGTTGAACATGCCTGAACTATTCAAATCCGCTTCCGAGCGCATCGCCGCAGACCAGAAGAACCGGAAGCACTGA
- the recO gene encoding DNA repair protein RecO: MPQARTRAFVLGQWRSGEQDKRVHLFSREHGRMQALAPGACRMKNRFGAALELFTEADFLFYYKQDLSHVTLSRVDPVCSRFELVSQPRWIFYFSLMSETLVRFLPPVQAEERTYRMVKAVLRTAEKEKNPASLTAYFLAWLLRIQGTMFSATHCCRCQHLITEEAWVNVNFRGVFCPQCHTRESARLDRECLRFLEIIRKQPPDDAPALSHDGGVSLLRVLTAKLEYDGEFTLTSLHCLPELQ; encoded by the coding sequence ATGCCCCAGGCCCGAACCCGTGCCTTTGTGCTGGGGCAATGGCGCAGCGGAGAACAGGACAAGCGTGTCCACCTCTTCAGCCGTGAACACGGACGCATGCAGGCCCTGGCTCCCGGAGCCTGCCGCATGAAAAACCGCTTCGGGGCCGCCCTGGAGTTGTTTACCGAGGCCGACTTCCTGTTCTATTACAAGCAGGACCTCAGCCATGTAACGCTCTCCCGTGTCGATCCCGTGTGCAGTCGCTTCGAATTGGTCTCTCAACCCCGCTGGATATTCTACTTTTCCCTGATGAGCGAAACCCTGGTGCGTTTTCTACCCCCTGTCCAGGCGGAGGAACGGACGTACCGCATGGTGAAAGCCGTTTTGCGAACGGCGGAAAAAGAAAAGAACCCCGCCTCATTAACCGCATACTTCCTGGCCTGGTTGCTGCGCATTCAGGGCACCATGTTCTCCGCCACCCACTGTTGCCGCTGTCAACATCTCATCACGGAAGAAGCCTGGGTCAACGTGAATTTCCGCGGCGTGTTTTGCCCCCAGTGCCATACCCGTGAGTCGGCCCGCCTGGACCGGGAGTGCCTGCGTTTCCTCGAAATCATCCGCAAACAACCCCCTGATGACGCACCGGCGCTTTCTCATGATGGCGGCGTATCACTCCTGCGTGTTTTAACCGCGAAACTGGAATACGACGGTGAATTCACCCTTACTTCCCTGCACTGCCTGCCGGAATTGCAGTAA